From the genome of Odocoileus virginianus isolate 20LAN1187 ecotype Illinois chromosome 4, Ovbor_1.2, whole genome shotgun sequence:
aaaataaggcCAAAGCAGGAAGGTGAGCTGTCAATGAAGGCCACGCTGGAGTGCCAaagaacaggtgtgtgtgtgtgcgagcaCCACATGAGACAGACAGGGAACCTAGACCCACCCAGGGGAGAAGATGCCACAGTGCCCGTCCTATATATCACAGCTCCTGCCAAGGATGCCCCATCAACATGCATCCTGCCCTGGGCAGAACCAAGCGGATCCAAACTAGAAGCAAACTACCTCTTAGCCATTGAGCACCTCCACACATTTGTCCTAAAACAGATTGGAGAAATTTCAAATGTAAATCTCTAGAATGTTGCCACCCCCTTCACTCAGCTCTGAATTGCCTGCTGCAGGCTGCACACAGCAACACCAAGGACATGCAGAGAGGCGCACGGTGGGCACGTGGTGTGCACGGCTCAGGCAAGGAGGGTACAGAGCTCATCACGGATCCTCCAGTGACTGGCCCCAGGGCCACCCCAGAACATAAAACGTGAAGAGCTGCCCCGGAACATAAAACATGAAACATTTCTACAGCAGTGGCAGGAACTTGGacctttatattttatagaaatcaaTATAAGCAAAATTGACTTATAAGCAATAAAAGGGCAATTCACGTATCTTCTTTGGGCCAAAAATGCTTcatgtacaaaagaaaaaaaaaaacccatccttTTAACTTATGAGGCTGTTTAAGGCTCAAACGAGATATATTTTTTCAACTTGTTTTTggctttaaaatataaaggatttgtattctattttataataaatctgTTGTTAGCATAAAGATATCTACCTAAAATCTTTGTATAAAATCAACTCCAGAAAGACAGAGGCACCATGTTTGCCCTGAGGTTTGGGGGCCCTGCCCACCATTCTGCACCCCAACTGAGAAGGCCTGAGCCATTCACTGGGTATGCAAATTGGGCTGGGCTACCTGCTCTAGTTAATGCTCAGACTGGTAGTGGGTTCTCCTGGGATGGGGCTAATCCACCAGTGAGACATGGAGGGGATGGCAcaagcccctccctcccctccctccatcctcttcCCCCACACCCAGGGCTCCCCAGCAGAGGCCACTTGTCAGTGAATATAGATCCTGTCGGAGATGGCTCCGGGGAAGTGGGTCATGATCTGCATCCGCAGCCACCAgtagtagtccatggggtggtagcGAGTGTAGGGAGTGGCGGCGGTCAGGGCGTGGGTCACAGCCTTGATGACGGGAGAGGTGTCTGTGGAGCCGCTGGTGCAGTAGCTCTCCATCCTGGCGACCTTCTCATCAAAGTACTTCCTGCCGTAGTCCTGGCGTACCACCTCGGGCAGCTCCTCCCACATCTTGTTGGCGATGGCCTGGATGCGCTCAGTGCCGCCATAGAGGCTGGTGGCGGCGATGAAGTTGCCGGGTTCCACCACGCTGACCTTCACTCCCAGCGGGTGCATCTCGTAGCGCAGGCAGTCAGAGAAAGCCTCCACCCCGAACTTGGTGATGCAGTATGGGGAGCGGGCCACGTTGGCCATGCGGCCCATCATGCTACTGATGTTAACAACGCGGCCTGTAGAGGAAGACGGCAAACACCTGCTCACGGGGCCCTGCCTGCAGGGGACCTGGGGCCTGGCGTGTTTCCGGAGGCCTGGTTAGAACCCAGCCTCTTGGCCCGAGACCTCTTTTGCAGCCTGCATGGCTGGGGCTCAGCCTTCTGAACCACCCAGGGTCGGGGGGTTTCTCGTTTACAGTGGAGGCCTGCTCAGGTCCACACATCAGCATCAGCATCCCTGGTATTTCCTGGCTAGCCAGGTGGGTCCAGGCAggacagggaaggagaaaagagaagtagGCTTGCAGAGCAGGAGGGCACAACATAAAGGACAACAGCTCTGTCTTGCCTGCCACGTTCTCTTATTGCCAGTAACTCCAAACTGTTATTACTGGCCTGGCTCTGTTGCCAAGTAGGCAGGGGCAGGGTTCCAAACATGCCTTCAGGTCTAAGACAATAACCTGAGCAGAGTCTCAGGCACTAGGGGAGAGTGGGGACCTAGAGAAGCTCTCCCACAGGCCCAGCCTGGGGACTCTAGGAGTTAGCACAGCCTCTCCCTGCCCTGGAGCAGTGGGTAGAGGAGGAGCCCATCCAGCCTTCCCCAGAAGTCCAGGCAGACCACAGACCCCCTTGCCCTGGGTGCGCCCCCAGTAAGTCAAGGCATGGCCCCACCAGGGCACTAGGGAGAGACACCTTCCAGAAACCTCCAACTTGGAAGTTGCTGAAAGGTTGGTGTTTTCTTCAAGAACCCCACAGCTGCTCTCTGGGTCCCTCCTGTCACTGCTGGGTCACTGGGACGTAGGGTATGGACCTTCCCTTTTTTGCCATATTGTTTGCTACTCTAGGGAGAAAATATGAGCCTGGGACTTCTTAGGTGGTTTGCTTACATTTGGCTACCTAACATGGTTTGGGCATTTTGTCTGTTTTGCCAATTTCTAATCTTGATTCTTATTATTTTCAACTACTACCACAATTGTCTCATTTTTAAACTATGGCATAGTAACCCATAGGATGGATATACAAACATTTACTTAAGCACACCTCTGTCAGTACATGATGTAAACACAAAGCTCTGTGCACAAGGGTGGTTATTTGTCTAGATTAAGTTCTCAGACTAGGATTACTGCTATAATCTTTTAGCCTGTGGTGTAGAATGCTGACCTCTTACCTGCTCTACTGTCTGAAAACCACACACCCCTTTCCACCCCCTGCCCAGGGCACCCCCACTGGCCACCATCCACAGGCCCTGTGTCACCCCTGGGGTTTATGGGCTCAGCCAGTGATGGTGGTGGGTAGTGGGTCTGCTGAGACCTATTACCATTCTGAGCGAAGATAAAAAGGTAGAGCAGGTCCAGGGGGCAGGAAGAAGGTCCCCTTCCAAGTCCCCTTCCACCTTACCTTTTGCCCTCCGGATGAGGGGGAGAAAGGCTTTCGTCACCCGAACGGTGCCCCAGAGGTTCACTTCCGCCACCTCCTTGTAGGTCTCCATGCTGGTGAACTCCACGTCCCCAAACGTCGAGATGCCCGCATTGTTAACCAGGCCCCACAAGCCTGCACCGGAAGAGAGAACTGGGTCACCGCAGGGCCAGCCTCAGGTATCACCCAACAGCCTGCAGCCCATCCTCCTACCCACTTTCATTCCTTTTCCCCATAACTTGGCAGCTTCTTGTCCAAGGCTCTCAAGACATGTTCGAGAGACACCCAGGAATAACGAGAGATGGAGAGGTCTAAAGTGTCGGCTGTGACCTCCCTTCAGTCTACAGTTTCCAATTCTCATCTCGCTTCTGCCTGCAGCCACTCTCTGATCCATCACGATCCAGCCCTGCTGGCGCCCCCAGTCCGGAGCCCCCCTCACCTTACTCACTTTTACCTTCCAGTCTCATCCTGCACCCTGCACCTGTTTATTCATTCCTGCCTCTGAGTCTTTGCTTGTATTCTCCCTCTTGCCAGAAACCAGGGGAACCTCAGGAGTCTTCCAGGCCAAGTCCTCTCTGGAGAACCAGAGAAGGGACAGAGCAgccaaggtcacatagcaagtAAGAGACTCAGCCAAGCCTTGATGTCAGGTCAGGCCCCAATCCGACTCCACTCTGAGATGCTAACAACTCCTCCATCCTCTGATCTCCCCTCTGAACCACGCACTATGGGAAGGATGCCATGTGGTCAGCTATCAGTATGTCATCAGTCATCAATATGAACACTGAACACACCTGGTCTTTGCAGGTAGCAAAGACTCCTCAGCCTTGTGTGATTCCCATGGGCCTTAGTAAGTGATCAGAGCAAACTCTCCGAGTGTACTTGGGTTGTGTTTCCTGCAAGACCAACTTGAAGGATCATCCGAGTCCACTTAGTCTGATAATTACTCTCATGGGTAGGGAGATatgagagggaagcctggcttcaGCAGGATCAATGAGGCTGGGCAGAGCTGAACTGGGATGAGACAGTGAGGGTCAACAGACAGTGAGGGATGAGAAAGTAAGGGGTGAGACAGTGAGGGACGAGACAGTGAGGGACGAGATAGTGAGGGATCAGACAGTGAGGGATGAGAGAGTGAGGGATCAGACAGTGAGGGATGAGGGAGTGAGGGATCAGACAGTGAGGGATGAGAGAGTGAGGGATCAGACAGTGAGGGACGAGAGAGTGAGGGATCAGACAGTGAGGGACGAGAAAGTGAGGAATCAGACAGTGAGGGACGAGACAGTGAGGGATCAGACAGTGAGGGACGAGAGAGTGAGGGACCAGACAGTGAGGGGTCAGACAGTGAGGGATGAGAAAGTGAGGGGTGAGACAGTGAGGAACGAGACAGTGAGGGACGAGACAGT
Proteins encoded in this window:
- the BDH1 gene encoding D-beta-hydroxybutyrate dehydrogenase, mitochondrial isoform X2 — protein: MLTARLSRPLSQLPRKTLNFSDRENGTRGSLLFYSAPFVPVGHRTYAASVNPVGSKAVLITGCDSGFGFSLAKHLHSEGFLVFAGCLMKDKGSDGVKELDSMKSDRLRTVQLNVCKSEEVDKAAEVIRSSLEDPEKGLWGLVNNAGISTFGDVEFTSMETYKEVAEVNLWGTVRVTKAFLPLIRRAKGRVVNISSMMGRMANVARSPYCITKFGVEAFSDCLRYEMHPLGVKVSVVEPGNFIAATSLYGGTERIQAIANKMWEELPEVVRQDYGRKYFDEKVARMESYCTSGSTDTSPVIKAVTHALTAATPYTRYHPMDYYWWLRMQIMTHFPGAISDRIYIH
- the BDH1 gene encoding D-beta-hydroxybutyrate dehydrogenase, mitochondrial isoform X1; amino-acid sequence: MHAEATRRSLTILPFVATMLTARLSRPLSQLPRKTLNFSDRENGTRGSLLFYSAPFVPVGHRTYAASVNPVGSKAVLITGCDSGFGFSLAKHLHSEGFLVFAGCLMKDKGSDGVKELDSMKSDRLRTVQLNVCKSEEVDKAAEVIRSSLEDPEKGLWGLVNNAGISTFGDVEFTSMETYKEVAEVNLWGTVRVTKAFLPLIRRAKGRVVNISSMMGRMANVARSPYCITKFGVEAFSDCLRYEMHPLGVKVSVVEPGNFIAATSLYGGTERIQAIANKMWEELPEVVRQDYGRKYFDEKVARMESYCTSGSTDTSPVIKAVTHALTAATPYTRYHPMDYYWWLRMQIMTHFPGAISDRIYIH